The Bradyrhizobium sp. WSM471 genome includes the window AAGGCCGTTCGCGAACAGCAGGTACAAAAGATATCCGCCGATCGCGCCGAGGATGATCGGCAGGCGGCGCCACAGGCCAGGTGCACCAACGGCAACCACGCCGATGATCAGAACGGTCGCGAGCCCGATTCCTGTGTCGAACGCATCGGCGCTCACTGCCTTGACGGCCACGGGCGCGAGGTTGAGGCCGATCGCGGCGACCACGGCGCCGGTGACGGCCGGCGGCAACAGTCTCTCGATCCAGCCAACCCCCGACCACATCACGACCAGCGCGATCACGCCGTAGAGGACGCCGGCCCCGACGATGCCGCCAAGCGCAACCGACAGGTTCGGGTTCGGCCCGTGCCCAACGTAGCCGGTGGCGGCGATGACGACCGCGATGAACGCGAAGCTCGAGCCGAGATAGCTCGGCACGCGCCCCGCGACGATGACGAAGAAGATCAGCGTGCCGATGCCGGAAAACAGCACCGCAACATTGGGATCGAACCCCATCAGCAGCGGCGCGATGATCGTCGAGCCCGACATTGCGACGCAATGCTGGAGACCGGAGACGACGGTCTGGGCAAGCGGCAGCCGCTCCTCGGGCATGATCACGCCGGAGGACTTCAGAGTCCAACGCGGGAAATAGCCTTGCGCTCGCTCATCTGAGTCCGTTGCAATCGGCATGTTCCCCCCAGTTGCGGTGCAGCGACCGATCTTCGTGCGAACAGACAAAAATGTGATTGTCGCTTCTGCGGCGACCATCACATGATGCAAATCAAACAAGATCAATACGTTCCGGGGCCTATTCTATGACACAGATCGCGATCCAGCCAGCCATCCATCGCCGGCACCAGCCCTGGTACACGATCCTCTACATCCAGGTGCTGATCGCGATCGTGCTCGGGGTGCTCGTTGGCTATTTCTATCCCGATCTCGGCAAGGCCCTGAAGCCGCTCGGTGACGGCTTCATCGCGCTGATCAAGATGATGATCGCGCCGGTGATCTTCTGCACCGTGGTGCACGGCATCTCCTCGATGGGCGACCTCAAGCGCGTCGGCCGGGTCGGGCTGAAGTCACTGATCTATTTCGAGACGGTCTCGACCGTGGCGCTCGCAGTCGGCCTGCTGGTCGGCGAGGTGCTCCAGCCCGGCCACGGCTTCAACATCGATCCCGCCACGATCGACCCGAAATCGGTGGCGACCTACGTCACCAAGGCCAAGGAAGAAGGCATCGTCGCCCATCTGATGGCGATCATCCCCGACAGCTATCTTGGCGCCATCGCACGCGGCGATCTGTTGCAGGTGCTGCTGATCTCGATCCTGTCGGGCTTCGCCATCGCGTTTCTCGGCAAGGCCGGCGAGCCCATTGCGGAAGCGATCGACAAGGCCGCAAAGATGTTCTTCGGCATCATCCGCATCATCGTGCGGGTCGCCCCGATCGGAGCGTTCGGCGCGATGGCCTTCACCGTCGGCGCCTACGGCCTCG containing:
- a CDS encoding solute carrier family 23 protein yields the protein MPIATDSDERAQGYFPRWTLKSSGVIMPEERLPLAQTVVSGLQHCVAMSGSTIIAPLLMGFDPNVAVLFSGIGTLIFFVIVAGRVPSYLGSSFAFIAVVIAATGYVGHGPNPNLSVALGGIVGAGVLYGVIALVVMWSGVGWIERLLPPAVTGAVVAAIGLNLAPVAVKAVSADAFDTGIGLATVLIIGVVAVGAPGLWRRLPIILGAIGGYLLYLLFANGLGFGKPIDFAPLAAAPWIGLPSFTTPSFQTDAIVLIAPVAIILVAENLGHIKAVGAMTGRSLDDYLGRALLADSLATIVAACGGGTGVTTYAENIGVMAATKVYSTLLFAFAAVVSIVLGFSPKFGALILSIPGPVIGGLSIVLFGLIAAMAGRIWVENKVDFSNPANLITVAVALTAGAGDFTLKFGAFTMGGIGTATFGAIILYQILTSPLARREK
- a CDS encoding dicarboxylate/amino acid:cation symporter, whose protein sequence is MTQIAIQPAIHRRHQPWYTILYIQVLIAIVLGVLVGYFYPDLGKALKPLGDGFIALIKMMIAPVIFCTVVHGISSMGDLKRVGRVGLKSLIYFETVSTVALAVGLLVGEVLQPGHGFNIDPATIDPKSVATYVTKAKEEGIVAHLMAIIPDSYLGAIARGDLLQVLLISILSGFAIAFLGKAGEPIAEAIDKAAKMFFGIIRIIVRVAPIGAFGAMAFTVGAYGLGSLLNLAALIGTFYLTSILFVVVVLGAIARLAGFSILRFIAYIKDELLIVLGTSSSETVLPQMIQKMEHLGASRSVVGLVIPTGYSFNLDGTNIYMTLATLFLAQATNTHLTIWQELGILGIAMITSKGASGVTGAGFITLAATLSIVPDIPIQSIAILVGIDKFMSECRALTNLIGNGVACVVISISEGELDRDALHETMAHPLEMGEALEPGGSAAS